The Oryza sativa Japonica Group chromosome 11, ASM3414082v1 DNA window GTCGATTATTGCCGTAGCAGGATGATGCTTGGTGTTATACCTAGTAAATTGGTGGATATGTCTGGATGTTATACCTAGTAGAACTCCAATACAGTTAATATTTGCTTAGTATGATCGGCCTTGAGCATTCTACACATAATAGTAAGAGGACAGGAGAACAAGCAAATTGTTATTTTATAGTAGTCTACATGATGCATTTGGAGAGACATTGGTGCTTTAATTAAAGGATAAAAAAGAATACCAACCAGTGGGCTCCGTAAGCACCCCTCAGGCACCTATCTGCTGCAGATGCACTTCATGTGATAGTTACTAATATGAATAAGTGAATAACTTGTAAGTTTCCATTTTATTATTACTTGGTAACTGGAAACTGAGCAAAACTTTTTTGCTTGTGTTCTTTTGTTGTTTGTCTGTTTTGTGTATGTGTATGGTAAGAAGGCAATCTTGGGTTACTTGCCCCCACTGCTGCCAATGGAATGAGCTGCCTACTGTAGCTTTAATGTACAAGGAGGAATCAGTGCTCTGGTTTGATACCATCTTATTCGTCTTCAACTAGCAAGTATTACTGGTTGCTAGCATTATGTCTATTATATTTGTCCTTGCACATATTTTGTTCATTCTTAGGCTTGGATACTGAACAGCTAGATCTATTTTAGACCCAGACTGATGGTGAGAACTAGTCAGTTCTAATGGTGGAATTTTTTTCCTTGCTAATTGTTTATGCTCTGTACTAGAAATTTATTGATAAATTGCAGGTCAGTTTCCGGGCACTGCTATTCCTGGAATGTTTCCAAACATGCTCCCGATGGGTGTTGGACAGGTAACCTGTCAGTATTTTAATGTATTATAAGTGCCAAAagaatcatttttttatttatgtttgtaaataatttttatttgcctgtaataataaattttgtttgaagCAGTTCAATCCCCTTGTTATCCAGCCGCAAGCAATGACGCAACAGGTATGAGTTGTTGTGACATCTACTGCATCTATTATTGATAAGGATGTCAACAAAATAATGTGTTAACACCTTTTTCTCTCAGGCTACTCGACACGCGAGACGTGTTTATGTTGGTGGACTTCCTCCAACTGCTAATGAACAGGTCTGTGTATTTAATCACTCATTCTTTCTTACTGCCCATTTCCCATACCCAAACCAAAAGCCGTATGGGAGTGCACGAGTGTGTACCCGCATGCAACATATTACTGTGGAATTGTTACATTAGTTTCCTTTACTGCAGTCAGTTGCAATATACTTTAATCAAGTCATGGCTGCTATTGGAGGAAATACTGCTGGTCCAGGTGACGCTGTTCTTAATGTCTACATAAACCATGACAAGAAATTTGCTTTTGTGGAAATGAGGTCTGTGGAGGAAGCAAGCAATGCAATGGCACTGGATGGCATTTTGTTTGAAGGGGCTCCAGTGAAGGTTAGGAGACCAACAGACTATAACCCTTCTCTGGCAGCTGCCTTGGGCCCCAGCCAGCCAAGCCCCAATCTGAATCTTGCTGCAGTTGGCTTAACACCTGGTTCAGCTGGAGGGCTAGAAGGCCCAGATCGTATTTTCGTGGGTGGCCTTCCATATTACTTCACTGAGGCTCAAGTCCGGGAGTTGCTTGAATCCTTTGGGCCTCTTCGAGGATTTGACCTTGTGAAGGATAGGGAAACTGGTAACTCAAAGGGCTATGCATTCTGTGTCTACCAAGATCTCAATGTCACTGACATAGCCTGTGCTGCTCTGAATGGCATCAAGATGGGAGACAAAACCCTAACTGTTAGAAGGGCAAACCAGGGAGCGGCTCAGCCTAGACCAGAACAGGAAAGTATCCTGTTGCAGGCACAGCAACAAGTGCAATTACAGGTATAGGTCTCAACTATTTTTCATCCAGTATCAGATAATTTTACTTTCTTATGCCAACTATTTTGTAGCTGTATTGTGATTCTTGCATTTTGACTCTGTGCTTCTTAACAGAAACTTGTATATCAAGTTGGAGCACTCCCTACAAAGGTTGTGTGCCTGACCCAGGTGGTTTCGGCTGATGAATTAAAAGATGACGAGGAGTATGAAGACATTATGGAGGACATGAGATTGGAAGCAGGCAAATATGGTAATTTCCAACTTCTCACCCGCAATTTCCTCCCTTGCCTCTAAACTCCGGTTTAGTTTGATCATCTGCTGGGCTAAAACCCCATATGTATCTTCTTGCGTTGAGAGTTTATGCATGTTTTCGGATTCCTTTTGCCTCGATTGATACTTTTTGTTTATTTAGTTGGTCTTCCTAGGTGTTTTCTCCCTTTTGTTTACTCACAAGTATCTTCCTTAGGTAATCTGATTAAGGTTGTCATCCCTCGCCCTGATCCTAGTGGATTACCAGTTGCTGGAGTTGGAAAGGTAAGTCTTGTGTATTGCATCGCACAAACATTGAAGAGCGTCTGTAATCTTTCTAATGTACGACCTTTCCATCCAGGTTTTCTTGGAGTATGCAGATGTGGACGGCGCCACCAAAGCAAAGACGGCAATGCATGGAAGGAAGTTCGGTGGAAATCCAGTTGTTGCAGTGTTCTACCCTGAGAACAAGTTTTCTAGTGCGGAATATGACGCGTAGATTATCCCGCTATGTAAAACACtagtcttttgtttttcttttgcgcCAGTTTGCTAAATTGTAACAACAATTTCTCTTTAAGTTGAACCTTCCAATAGCTTGGATTTATGCAGAGCGAccgattaattaatattaaaagATGTGATGGATTTCCTAAAGTTAACTGAAGGGCTTGGAGTATGATCTGATTCTTGTCCGTTTATCCTGATAGACCTGGATTATTTGTTAACTCTGTTAGGCGGTAGCTCTTGTCACCGGAGACGAAGGAGAATGGTGGGGGCGAGGACACCTCATCAGTCTGTCCCTCTGGCGTAGACGCGAGCGAAGAACGCAAGTGGAAGGAAATTAAAGGATGCGGGCGAAGAACGATAGGAAGAGGATTATGGAGGTTTGGATGTGATCTGAGCAGTTGGATTGtgatctaatggtctaaaatttgcaagatttggACGCAGGTTTTCTGGCAAATTACATGTAGGTAGGCCCCTATGATCTAGTAATTCTTATTCAAACGCGTGATAGTTCATGATAGTAGTAGTAAATTAACAGGAGAAATGAGGGCAATGGCATGGATGATTCATCTGCACACCCGTGCGGTACATGCTAGACGTGCAAAACTATTTGCACCAATGGTTttaaaacaacaacaataataaatACAGGTACAGATGGAACTTGAAACAGAATGATAGCTTACAATTACATGCAGTGGATGCTATGTTTAGCTAATCTGGACGTCGCCACAAATGCTGTGCCGTATGCAGTATATCAAGATGATTAATCAACGGATTATTTGCTGATCGATATGCTTAATCCTTCGCCAATTTGGATGTCCAGGGGTCAGACAGGTGTCCGCAAGAGAAGGGTGGCAACCAGAGATTACAATGCTCTTGAGCGATTGGGGAAGCTTGGGCAGTGTCATCATGTTGGGACACTCCTGGACGATCAATTCCCTGAGTGTTTTCAGGCGGCACAATTTGACAGGCAAATAGTTCCAGCTGCAGTCTGTAACTGACAGTGTATGCAGGCAGGTGAAGAATTCACCAATCTTTGGGGGATCACTCGATCCCTTGCAACTCCAGAACATAAGATTCTGCAATGCCGGGCGATCTTGTTCCTGTTCCTTGTCGCAACCGTCTCCTGTCAACCAGCTTGGGTATATCACACCACCGTAATCCCTGATGCAAAGTACTGTAATCCCCGACGGTGGACGGAGCCCCTCAAGAACCTCCTCCTGAAGTTCTGGAGGTTGATGTTGCTTGATCTCTGTTACAGGTGGAAAGAACAGCTTCTTGTATGACTCCAACGCTTTCTTCGAGCAGCGTTCGTCAGTGCCACCCCACCGTAGCGTCAGCTCAGTGAGATATACCTTGTCAGATAGCCTGGCTCGAACAGCTTCCTCCTTGCTCTGAACATTCTCGATGCAGTCGATGAACAGCTTGCCACGAAGGTTGTTCAGGTGCTCCAGCTGCTGTATCTCGTATCCTTTCTCCTTCCTCACGTAGAAGTGATACAGAGCTCGGAGAGATGTCAGCTTCCCAACATCAGGAATGTTCAGGCCATACCATGTCAGCATGTACCTCAGGTTGATCAGGTTGGCGATCTTCAGCTGGGATGGACAATGCAAGCGAGTGTTAGGATTGACAGAGAGCTCCTGAAGATGGTAAAGCTTGGAAAATTCAGCCGGCAGAATCAGGCTGTGGGGAGGAGGTGACATGATGCCAAGATAACGAAGATGTTTCAGTCCACCGATGCATGGTGGCACCCTGCTCAAATGTCTCAAATCCAAGTGCACCACCCTCAACTTTGTTAGCTTCTTCAGCACACGCTCAAAATCATCTTGGTTCATTCCCTCTACTGAATAGCACATGATAAGAGTTCTCAAGTTTTTAAGCTCCAAAATCTTCTCTGGGAACAATATTTCACTGTGACTCGATGCAAAGATGTCGAACGTGTTTAGTGTTAGCAGTAATCTTGTGTGCCACGGTTAGTTAGTTGATTAGTTATCTGCATGTTTACGTTTTTTTCTGAATAAACGCATGAGCTCACGTGTTGTGTGATAGCCATCGTGTGGAGTCTGTTATGAGGGTATCCGAGTTTAGCTCGTTGCCCGCGTCTTGTGCTGGGAGCTCGGATCACGTCGTGTGGTTGTGGGGATGGACGCAGCTAGAGCATGGCGTGAGAAGTGGTCTTGGTGGTTAGTTGTTTCCGTTGTATTCGTTCCTTTATATATGGAAGTAAACAGAAAAGCAGCTGAGTTAAGCGCTGCACAAAATTTGCTCTGTTTCCTCTGTTCTGCGAATTTGCAGGTTTAGCCACAGTACGCGTGCGTTGTGTTCGTCTGGTTTCCTGCTAGCGATCGCTGGGGAAATTCctaacaattggtatcagagcacggTTTAGGAAGTGGACTCGTGACCGCGCATTGGAAGGCGTCTTCTTGCCGCGTCGTCGCTCGTCGTCACCGATCGTGCACACTCCTCATGACTCCGGCGGCCGCGCCACGGGCAGCGGCGGGGGTGACCGCGGGCTGGTGATCCACCGCGTGGTGAAAGAAGGAGGCGGCTCGGTGAACTACCCGCTGCTGACCAAGACCAACTACAACGACTGGGCGCTACTGATGAAGATCAAGCTGCAGGCTCGCTGCCTGTGGGCGGCGATCGAGCCCGACGGCGTGGACGTCCCTCTGCATGAGGACCGGATGGCTCTTGACGCTATCTGCAGTGCCGTGCCGCCGGAGATGATTGGCACCCTGGCGACCAAAGCGTCGGCCCGGGAAGCCTGGGAATGCATCAAGACAATGCGAGTCGGCAACGACCGGATTCGCAAGGCGAGTGCACAGAAAGTGCGCGCTGAGTATGAATCGCTTGCGTTCCGCGGTGATGAGACCGTGGAAGATTTCGCTCTACGGCTCACAACCATCGTCAACCAGCTTGCAACCCTCGGTGATCCTGAACCTGCTGATAAAGTCGTCGAAAAGTACCTTCGGGTAGCTCGTCCCAGGTTCAATCAACTCATCTTGTCTATTGAAACTCTTCTCGATATCTCTACTCTGTCCATGGAGGAAGTTACTGGCAGACTGAAAGCCGCTGAGGATTCTGGGCAATCCTCGTCGCACACCGCCGGTGGGAAGCTGTACCTAACTGAGGAGGAGTGGGCTGAACGTCAGAAGAAGAAGGATCAAGAGGCAAAGCGGGGTGACTCGGGCGGCTCTGGCGGCCGCGGCAAGCGCCGTGGCGGGAGAGGGCGCACTGGTGGCGGCGGGACTGCGAGCCCCGAGAGCACGAACTCTGGTTCGGCGCGCAAGGGAGACAAATGCCGAAATTGCGGCAAACTTGGGCACTGGGCGAAGGACTGCAGGAGCAAGTCCAAGCGCGAAGAACAGGCTCACGTCGCCCAggaggatgaagaagagcaCACCTTGATGTTGCTCACCGGCGGTTGCGTTGACAcggtcgacgcggcggcgccggagggcgACACGCCCACACCGCCCCACCAAGCCGTGGTGGAACTCGTGGAGATGAAAGTATTTGCAGCGCTCGACGACGCGGCTGACCATGATCCCGGGCGCTGGATTATGGATTCCGGCGCGTCAAACCATATGACGGGCAGCAGGATGGCGTTCGCCGACCTCGACACGAACATCACTTGGAACGTGCGACTCGGCGATGGATCCGTGGTCCGGATCGCAGGACGGGGCACAATTCTCTTTGCCTGCAAGAATGGTGAGCACCGCACTCTGTCGAACACCTATTTTCTTCCCCGTCTTGCTGCCAAtattatcagcattgggcaattGGATGAGACCGGCTTCAAAGTGCTGGCGGAGGATGGCATCATGCGGGTCTGGGATGAGCAGCGGCGTCTGCTTGCCCGGATCCCTCGCACCCCAGGGCGACTGTACATGCTTGACATCAACCTGGCGCGCCCGGTCTGTTTGGCGGCACACGCCGACGAAGACGCGTGGCGCTGGCATGCTCGCCTCGGGCACATAAACTTCAGGGCGCTCTGCAAGATGGGCAAGGAGGAGCTGGTACGTGGTCTACCATGTTTGTCGCAGGTTGATCAGGTCTGTGAGGCCTGTCTCGCCGGGAAACACCGGAGGTCGCCGTTCCCGCGGCAGGCACTTTGCCGGTCTGACGAGCCGCTGGCACTGCTGCATGGAGATCTCTGTGGACCGATCACGCCGGCGACACCCAGTGGCAACCGCTATTTCCTTCTACTCGTCGACGACTACAGCCGGTACATGTgggtcgccctcctctccaccaaaGATGCGGCGCCGGCTGCCATCAAGCGTATTCAGGCGGCGGCAGAAAGGAAGAGTGGACGCAAGCTCCGCGCGTTGCGGACGGATCGCGGGGGAGAATTCACGTCTACACAGTTCGCCGAGTACTGCGCCGAGCTGGGAATGCGGCGCGAGCTCACGGCGCCCTACTCTCCGCAACAGAACGGCGTTGTCGAGCGGCGAAACCAATCCGTGGTGGGCACGGCGCGGAGTATGCTCAAGGCGAAGGGGCTGCCAGGTATGTTTTGGGGAGAGGCGATAAATACCGCCGTGTATCTGCTCAACAGGTCGTCGTCCAAGGGTATCGGCGGCAAGACCCCGTACGCGCTGTGGAACGGCGTTCCGCCGGCCGTGCACCATCTGCGCACGTTTGGGTGTGTGGCACACGTGAAGACGACCACCCCGAACCTGAAGAAACTGGATGACAGGAGTCGTCCAATGATCTTTGTCGGCTACGAGCCGGGGTCCAAGGCGTATCGCGGCTATGATCCGGCTACTCGGCGTGTTCACATCTCCCGTGACATCGTCTTCGATGAAGCGGCCCAGTGGGACTGGGATGCTGAGGCGGCCGCTGATCTCGACACCGACTTCGTCGTTGAGTACACCACGGTGTACCATCCTGGCTCGCTGTCAGGAACACGCCAAGACGCTGGGGAGCCGCCTGCTCGATCTTCATCATCGCCGCGAACGCCATCAGACTCACCGACAGCCGGCCGAACACCTTCGGTGCATGGCGATGCGCCGGCGGTTGAATTTGTGTCGCCACCAACTGGAGCAGCTGCTAATCTTGATGCAGACCACGACGACGCACCACTCCGTTTCCGCACGATGGACAATGTGCTGGGGCTGGCCATGCTGCCAGGTCTCGCTAATCGTGAGGTCCAGGAAGAGCTGATGATGGTGAGCGGAGAAGAACCGGCAACGTTCGCTCAAGCTGAACGCGACGAGGATTGGCGTCGGGCAATGCTCGATGAAATCTCTTCGATAGAGGAGAACAAGACCTGGAGGCTCGTCGATCTGCCTTCGGGACATCGGCCAATTGGGCTGAAATGGGTGTATAAACTGAAGAAAGATGCTCAGGGCGTCGTCGTCAAACACAAGGCGAGATTGGTGGCAAAGGGCTACGTGCAGAGGGCTGGAATTGACTTTGATGAGGTATTCGCTCCTGTTGCTCGTCTTGATTCTGTTCGTTTGTTGCTCGCTCTCGCTGCGCAGGAAGGTTGGATGGTGCATCATATGGACGTTAAATCAGCGTTCCTCAATGGGGAACTGATTGAGGAGGTGTATGTTGTTCAGCCACCGGGGTTTGAGATCGATGGACAGGAGAACAAGGTTTACAGGCTTGATAAGGCGCTGTATGGACTTCGCCAAGCACCCAGAGCTTGGAACACCAAGCTAGACTGCACACTGAAGAAACTTGGCTTCAAGCAGAGCCCGTTGGAGCATGGGCTGTACGCGCGCGGCGATGGCAGTGGGCGACTGCTCGTCGGTGTGTATGTGGATGATCTGGTAATTGTCGGGGGTGACAGTGGCATGATCAAGGGATTCAAAGAGCAGATGAAGGCTGAATTTAAGATGAGTGATCTTGGTCCTTTGAGTTTTTATCT harbors:
- the LOC4351124 gene encoding splicing factor U2af large subunit B isoform 2 (isoform 2 is encoded by transcript variant 2); translated protein: MADDHAAAADLVDGGRPEGDTHSREDGLSKPRDKDREREKDKDRERHRDRDRDRGRDRDRDKDKEKDRDKERDRDRDRDKDRDRHHRHHRERREHRDRSDDHDRHRSRDSERRRDHERDGRRRHRSRSRSRSRGRDRRSRSRSRSKSSKRVSGFDMAPPAQAVVPQFPAIPTPSQFPGTAIPGMFPNMLPMGVGQFNPLVIQPQAMTQQATRHARRVYVGGLPPTANEQSVAIYFNQVMAAIGGNTAGPGDAVLNVYINHDKKFAFVEMRSVEEASNAMALDGILFEGAPVKVRRPTDYNPSLAAALGPSQPSPNLNLAAVGLTPGSAGGLEGPDRIFVGGLPYYFTEAQVRELLESFGPLRGFDLVKDRETGNSKGYAFCVYQDLNVTDIACAALNGIKMGDKTLTVRRANQGAAQPRPEQESILLQAQQQVQLQKLVYQVGALPTKVVCLTQVVSADELKDDEEYEDIMEDMRLEAGKYGNLIKVVIPRPDPSGLPVAGVGKVFLEYADVDGATKAKTAMHGRKFGGNPVVAVFYPENKFSSAEYDA
- the LOC4351124 gene encoding splicing factor U2af large subunit B isoform 1 (isoform 1 is encoded by transcript variant 1), with the translated sequence MADDHAAAADLVDGGRPEGDTHSREDGLSKPRDKDREREKDKDRERHRDRDRDRGRDRDRDKDKEKDRDKERDRDRDRDKDRDRHHRHHRERREHRDRSDDHDRHRSRDSERRRDHERDGRRRHRSRSRSRSRGRDRRSRSRSRSKSKRVSGFDMAPPAQAVVPQFPAIPTPSQFPGTAIPGMFPNMLPMGVGQFNPLVIQPQAMTQQATRHARRVYVGGLPPTANEQSVAIYFNQVMAAIGGNTAGPGDAVLNVYINHDKKFAFVEMRSVEEASNAMALDGILFEGAPVKVRRPTDYNPSLAAALGPSQPSPNLNLAAVGLTPGSAGGLEGPDRIFVGGLPYYFTEAQVRELLESFGPLRGFDLVKDRETGNSKGYAFCVYQDLNVTDIACAALNGIKMGDKTLTVRRANQGAAQPRPEQESILLQAQQQVQLQKLVYQVGALPTKVVCLTQVVSADELKDDEEYEDIMEDMRLEAGKYGNLIKVVIPRPDPSGLPVAGVGKVFLEYADVDGATKAKTAMHGRKFGGNPVVAVFYPENKFSSAEYDA
- the LOC136354238 gene encoding putative disease resistance protein RGA1, which gives rise to MNQDDFERVLKKLTKLRVVHLDLRHLSRVPPCIGGLKHLRYLGIMSPPPHSLILPAEFSKLYHLQELSVNPNTRLHCPSQLKIANLINLRYMLTWYGLNIPDVGKLTSLRALYHFYVRKEKGYEIQQLEHLNNLRGKLFIDCIENVQSKEEAVRARLSDKVYLTELTLRWGGTDERCSKKALESYKKLFFPPVTEIKQHQPPELQEEVLEGLRPPSGITVLCIRDYGGVIYPSWLTGDGCDKEQEQDRPALQNLMFWSCKGSSDPPKIGEFFTCLHTLSVTDCSWNYLPVKLCRLKTLRELIVQECPNMMTLPKLPQSLKSIVISGCHPSLADTSFVATSRLAKHSIHCM